One Faecalispora anaeroviscerum genomic window carries:
- a CDS encoding ABC transporter ATP-binding protein has product MAEPLLDVQNLEMVFENKYQAFTAVDHLSFSVEKGQTLGIVGESGSGKTMASLSVMKLLPNQGRVSGGKILFEGKDLVPLKEKEMQKLRGKELAMIFQDPMMSLDQVYTVGNQIVEAILTHESVGKKKAEARALELLTAVGIAQPERVFRSYPFELSGGMCQRVMIAIALSCHPKLLFADEPTTALDVTVQAQILDLLRKVRDEYQMGIVLITHDLGVVSDIADRVIVMYAGKSMEDAPTDVIMNHPSHPYTMGLIQSAPKLEEQVERLYSIEGTVPDIRNMPKGCRFCTRCPQADDLCRETEPQVREIAPGHFVRCHRAGN; this is encoded by the coding sequence ATGGCCGAACCCCTGTTGGATGTTCAGAACTTGGAAATGGTGTTTGAAAATAAATATCAGGCTTTTACCGCTGTGGATCACCTGAGTTTTTCGGTGGAAAAGGGCCAGACCTTGGGCATCGTGGGTGAAAGCGGCAGTGGAAAGACGATGGCGTCCCTTTCCGTAATGAAGCTGCTTCCCAATCAGGGCAGGGTGTCCGGCGGGAAAATTCTGTTTGAGGGGAAAGATCTGGTGCCGCTGAAAGAAAAAGAGATGCAAAAGCTGCGCGGCAAAGAGCTGGCGATGATCTTTCAGGACCCTATGATGTCGCTTGACCAGGTGTATACCGTGGGGAACCAGATTGTTGAGGCAATTCTTACGCACGAGTCGGTGGGAAAGAAAAAAGCCGAAGCGCGCGCGCTTGAACTCCTCACCGCCGTGGGAATCGCGCAGCCGGAACGGGTGTTCCGCAGCTACCCGTTTGAGCTTTCGGGCGGCATGTGCCAGAGGGTAATGATCGCCATCGCCCTTTCCTGTCATCCTAAGCTGCTGTTTGCCGACGAGCCTACCACGGCGCTCGATGTGACCGTACAGGCGCAGATTCTGGATCTGCTGCGCAAGGTGCGCGACGAATATCAGATGGGTATTGTTTTGATTACCCATGATCTGGGTGTGGTGTCGGATATTGCCGACCGGGTGATCGTGATGTACGCGGGTAAATCCATGGAGGACGCGCCTACCGACGTGATCATGAACCATCCGTCCCACCCGTACACCATGGGGTTGATTCAGTCAGCCCCGAAGCTGGAGGAGCAAGTGGAGCGCCTGTATAGTATTGAAGGCACGGTTCCCGATATTCGGAACATGCCCAAAGGCTGCCGGTTCTGTACCCGCTGTCCGCAGGCGGATGACCTGTGCCGCGAAACCGAGCCGCAGGTCAGAGAAATCGCACCGGGTCATTTTGTGCGGTGCCACCGAGCGGGCAACTAG
- a CDS encoding hydantoinase/oxoprolinase family protein, which produces MGYMIGVDVGGTFTDFSVFDSDTKKLFHYKHSSTPEDPSRSIVSGIHHILESEGIDPSAVEYLAHGTTVATNALIEKRGARMGLITTKGFKDLMEIGNQKRPSLYDLLKEKPESLIPSGLKCEVEERLLHDGSVKIPLNEEDVRKAVQYFKEQNVTTIAVCTLFSFINPDHEQRIKEIILEEYPEAYVSISSELVSEFREYSRMSTTVLNAYLGPVMKKYVENFQNSVRESGITVAPYVTQSNGSIISIAETVECPIKTAVSGPSAGVVGATYIGRQCGIEKIITFDMGGTSADISLIKEGKAQVSYERMVEGYPARIPMIDIITVGAGGGSIAAIDEGGALKVGPRSAGAVPGPACYMRGGENPTVTDANILLGKLNRHKILGGRMDVDWNLAHDAIQKKISDKSSLNVEDAAAGIISVVNSNMVRAIRVVSVERGYDAREFTLMAFGGAGPLHACEVARELGITQVLLPPAPGTLCSLGLLMADTRFDLSQSYIMIAEPQNLSEMNRIFSQLTEEGDKMLENEGISKEDRTFVYSLDCRYERQNYEITVEIPAGKISEEVLENLVAQFHQEHERSYGYYDANKKIQMVNYRVGAVGTIDKPDLSEHPVEKNPQVPAPIEIRKVRFEGSEDYIDTNIYQRTQLPCGCTVSGPAIIEQMDSTSIIPPGWQAYNDPFLNLIVTYHGGETA; this is translated from the coding sequence ATGGGATACATGATAGGCGTTGACGTTGGCGGAACCTTTACGGATTTTTCCGTATTTGATTCCGACACGAAAAAACTGTTTCACTACAAGCACAGCTCTACTCCCGAAGATCCTTCCCGCTCCATCGTCAGCGGAATCCACCACATACTGGAAAGCGAAGGCATTGACCCCAGTGCGGTGGAATACTTGGCGCACGGAACGACTGTGGCGACCAACGCGCTGATCGAAAAGCGCGGCGCGCGCATGGGTCTGATTACCACCAAAGGTTTTAAGGATTTGATGGAAATCGGCAATCAGAAGCGGCCCTCCCTGTACGACCTGCTCAAGGAGAAGCCCGAAAGCCTGATTCCCTCCGGCCTGAAATGCGAAGTGGAGGAACGTCTGCTACACGACGGCTCCGTGAAAATCCCCCTCAATGAGGAGGACGTGCGAAAGGCCGTTCAGTACTTCAAAGAGCAAAACGTGACCACGATCGCCGTCTGCACGCTGTTTTCCTTTATCAACCCGGATCATGAGCAACGAATCAAGGAAATCATTCTGGAGGAATACCCGGAGGCTTATGTTTCCATCTCCAGCGAGCTAGTCAGCGAGTTCCGCGAGTATTCGCGCATGAGCACAACAGTGCTGAATGCATACCTTGGCCCTGTCATGAAAAAATACGTTGAGAATTTTCAGAACAGCGTACGGGAATCCGGAATCACCGTGGCTCCCTACGTCACCCAGTCTAACGGCTCCATTATTTCCATCGCCGAAACGGTGGAATGCCCCATCAAAACCGCTGTCTCCGGCCCGAGCGCCGGTGTGGTGGGCGCGACGTACATTGGCCGCCAGTGCGGTATCGAAAAAATCATCACCTTCGATATGGGCGGCACCAGCGCGGACATCAGCCTGATCAAAGAGGGTAAGGCGCAGGTTTCCTACGAGAGAATGGTGGAGGGCTACCCCGCCCGCATCCCCATGATTGATATTATTACGGTTGGCGCAGGCGGCGGCTCGATTGCCGCTATCGACGAGGGCGGCGCCCTTAAGGTAGGCCCCCGCAGCGCGGGTGCGGTGCCAGGCCCGGCGTGCTACATGCGCGGCGGCGAAAACCCCACCGTTACCGATGCGAACATTCTGCTTGGCAAGCTGAACCGCCACAAGATTCTGGGTGGACGCATGGATGTGGACTGGAACCTTGCTCACGATGCAATTCAAAAGAAGATTTCGGACAAGTCTTCTCTAAACGTGGAGGATGCCGCGGCAGGCATCATTTCGGTCGTCAACTCCAACATGGTGCGCGCAATCCGCGTTGTTTCCGTGGAGCGCGGCTACGACGCCCGTGAATTTACGCTGATGGCTTTCGGCGGCGCTGGCCCCCTGCACGCCTGCGAGGTAGCCAGAGAGCTGGGCATCACCCAGGTTCTGCTTCCTCCCGCGCCGGGCACTCTCTGCTCGCTGGGACTTTTAATGGCCGACACCAGGTTCGATCTGAGCCAGTCGTACATTATGATTGCCGAACCGCAGAATTTGTCAGAAATGAACCGCATCTTCTCGCAGCTCACCGAAGAGGGCGACAAAATGCTTGAAAACGAGGGTATCTCTAAGGAGGACCGCACGTTCGTCTATTCGCTCGACTGCCGGTATGAGCGTCAGAATTACGAGATCACAGTGGAAATCCCGGCCGGGAAGATCAGCGAAGAGGTGCTCGAGAATCTGGTGGCGCAGTTCCATCAGGAGCATGAGCGTTCCTACGGCTACTACGATGCCAATAAGAAAATCCAGATGGTCAACTACCGCGTCGGCGCGGTCGGCACCATCGATAAGCCCGACCTGAGCGAGCACCCCGTGGAAAAGAATCCGCAGGTGCCGGCGCCGATCGAGATTCGCAAAGTTCGGTTTGAGGGTTCTGAGGACTACATTGACACCAATATCTACCAGCGCACGCAGCTTCCCTGTGGCTGCACCGTCAGCGGCCCGGCGATCATTGAGCAGATGGATTCCACCTCCATCATCCCGCCCGGATGGCAGGCGTATAACGACCCGTTCCTGAATCTGATCGTTACTTATCACGGAGGTGAAACAGCATGA
- a CDS encoding ABC transporter permease, with amino-acid sequence MTKFIVRRCAIAVLLLFVISSIVFLTVHLMPGDPVLLMLGTDSNPDPQAVEALRKELGLDQPILTQYANWMLSAVQGDLGMSYSEHIPVMQSIGSRLPRTLELAGVSLLLACIIGLPLGVLSALRRGKFSDLVMTTGASLGTSIPVYVLGYVLIILFSLNVFGWNIPTLPSSGYVNFSKSPSGHFQRLLLPAVALALGLAASIMRMTRSSMLDALSAESVRALRAKGLPEHVVIIRHVIRNAFIPVVTVIGLQMGNLIGGTVLCETVFNWPGLATLLVKAINQRDYPLIQGCILVMSSVFILTNMLVDIIYGVLDPRAR; translated from the coding sequence ATGACGAAATTTATTGTGCGCCGGTGCGCGATTGCGGTGCTGCTTCTCTTTGTGATTTCAAGCATTGTGTTTTTAACCGTCCACCTGATGCCCGGTGACCCGGTGTTGCTGATGCTGGGAACCGATTCGAACCCCGACCCGCAGGCAGTGGAAGCGCTGCGCAAGGAGCTGGGGCTGGATCAGCCAATCCTCACGCAGTACGCTAACTGGATGCTGAGTGCCGTGCAGGGCGATTTGGGAATGTCATACAGCGAACATATTCCGGTGATGCAGTCCATCGGTTCACGGCTGCCGCGCACACTGGAGCTGGCGGGAGTTTCGCTGCTGCTGGCGTGCATTATCGGCCTCCCTCTGGGCGTGCTTTCCGCTCTGCGGCGCGGCAAATTTTCCGATCTGGTGATGACGACCGGCGCTTCGCTCGGAACCTCCATTCCGGTTTATGTGTTGGGCTATGTACTGATTATTCTGTTCTCTCTGAATGTGTTTGGCTGGAATATTCCCACGCTGCCGTCGAGCGGTTACGTGAACTTTTCTAAAAGTCCATCGGGGCATTTTCAACGCTTGCTTTTGCCGGCTGTTGCCCTGGCTCTCGGGCTGGCTGCTTCGATTATGCGCATGACCCGTTCCTCCATGCTCGACGCTCTCTCCGCCGAATCGGTGCGGGCGCTGCGGGCTAAGGGCCTGCCGGAGCATGTCGTTATTATCCGCCATGTCATCCGTAACGCTTTTATCCCGGTGGTAACGGTGATTGGCCTGCAGATGGGCAACCTGATCGGCGGCACGGTGCTGTGTGAAACGGTGTTTAACTGGCCGGGGCTGGCGACTTTGTTGGTAAAGGCCATTAACCAGAGGGATTATCCGCTGATTCAGGGCTGTATTCTGGTGATGTCTTCCGTGTTCATTTTAACCAATATGCTAGTCGACATCATCTACGGTGTGCTCGACCCCAGAGCGCGGTAG
- a CDS encoding ABC transporter ATP-binding protein, whose product MNEVLLDVKYVSKTFPVKAGLFSSSKGVVHAVDNVSFQIHRGESFGLVGESGCGKSTLSRTLLQLVPADAGEICFHGKNLAALSKKEMRAQRESMRMVFQKPFDSLNPRQTVRQIISAPMQVHRKMSRQELDNEVMKLMDLVGLSRGYIDRYPHEFSGGQRQRIGIARALALQPQLIVCDEPVSALDVSIQAQILNLLKDLQKEFGLTYLFISHNLAVVKHMSDRIAVMYLGSLVEVANGAELYRAARHPYTQALLSAIPDPGSGQKRQRIILTGDIPSPVNPPAGCRFCTRCPKVMERCKTERPALRTLADGGQVACFLYEQEGGTA is encoded by the coding sequence TTGAATGAAGTGCTATTAGATGTAAAATACGTTTCGAAAACCTTTCCTGTCAAAGCCGGATTGTTTTCTTCGTCCAAGGGTGTGGTACACGCTGTGGACAATGTCAGCTTTCAGATTCACCGCGGGGAAAGCTTCGGTTTGGTTGGGGAATCCGGGTGCGGAAAAAGCACTCTGTCCCGCACCTTGCTGCAGCTGGTTCCGGCGGATGCGGGCGAAATCTGCTTTCACGGCAAAAATCTGGCGGCGCTCTCCAAAAAGGAGATGCGCGCCCAGCGCGAAAGCATGCGTATGGTGTTCCAGAAGCCGTTCGATTCGCTGAATCCCCGCCAGACCGTGCGGCAGATTATTTCGGCACCGATGCAGGTTCACCGTAAAATGAGCCGCCAGGAACTGGACAACGAGGTGATGAAGCTGATGGACCTCGTCGGCCTTTCCCGCGGGTATATTGACCGGTACCCCCACGAGTTTTCGGGCGGGCAGAGGCAGCGCATTGGCATTGCTCGGGCGCTCGCGCTCCAGCCGCAGCTGATCGTCTGTGACGAGCCGGTCTCCGCGCTGGATGTTTCGATTCAAGCGCAGATTCTGAACTTGCTGAAAGACCTGCAAAAGGAATTCGGACTGACGTATCTGTTTATTTCCCATAATCTGGCTGTCGTCAAGCATATGTCAGACCGCATTGCTGTGATGTACCTCGGCTCTCTGGTAGAGGTGGCGAACGGCGCGGAGCTGTACCGGGCCGCAAGGCACCCGTACACCCAGGCGCTGCTTTCCGCGATTCCCGACCCCGGCAGCGGACAGAAGCGCCAGCGCATCATTCTCACCGGGGATATTCCCAGCCCGGTCAACCCGCCCGCGGGCTGCCGGTTCTGCACCAGATGCCCTAAGGTGATGGAACGCTGCAAGACGGAGCGCCCGGCACTTCGAACCCTTGCGGATGGTGGGCAGGTCGCGTGTTTTCTGTACGAACAGGAGGGGGGAACAGCATGA
- a CDS encoding ABC transporter permease: MGFLKRSMKNKKFVFSMVVLVPLVFVILFGPQLAPNDPLTMNTSLALAPSSAQYPLGTDEYGRCILSRLLVGVRPSMTVALFGTLGAFVTGLLFGIFAGYLGGKIGGTIMRAVDVILCFPPILLAMMVVGLWGAGVRNLTVVVAILYTPHFTRIAYSSTIKVRKMEFVENEISIGASLKRVLFGTIFPNIFSPLVIQISLTVSSAILLESGLSFLGLGVQPPDPSWGQMIGDARNFLSVNVMYTVWPSLFLSLTILATNLMGDALRDILDPKLRDSF, translated from the coding sequence ATGGGTTTTTTAAAACGCAGTATGAAAAACAAGAAATTTGTGTTCAGTATGGTGGTTTTGGTGCCGCTGGTGTTTGTGATCCTGTTCGGCCCCCAGCTTGCGCCGAATGACCCGCTGACGATGAATACATCGCTGGCTCTGGCTCCCTCTTCAGCCCAGTATCCGCTGGGAACCGACGAGTATGGCCGCTGCATTCTCTCTCGTTTGTTGGTGGGAGTGCGGCCATCCATGACGGTGGCGCTGTTTGGCACTCTGGGCGCATTTGTCACAGGGCTTCTGTTCGGTATTTTTGCCGGGTACCTCGGCGGTAAAATCGGCGGCACCATCATGAGAGCGGTCGATGTCATCCTCTGCTTCCCGCCCATACTGCTCGCGATGATGGTCGTGGGCCTGTGGGGCGCAGGTGTGCGCAACCTAACCGTAGTGGTGGCGATTCTGTATACGCCCCACTTTACCCGAATCGCCTATTCCTCCACCATCAAGGTGCGGAAGATGGAGTTTGTCGAAAATGAAATTTCCATCGGCGCGAGCCTGAAACGAGTGTTATTCGGTACGATTTTTCCCAACATTTTTTCCCCGCTGGTCATTCAGATCAGCCTCACGGTTTCCAGCGCGATTCTGCTGGAATCAGGCCTGAGCTTTCTTGGCCTTGGTGTTCAGCCGCCTGACCCCTCCTGGGGCCAGATGATCGGCGACGCAAGGAATTTTCTGTCAGTCAATGTGATGTATACGGTGTGGCCGTCACTGTTCTTGAGCCTGACCATTCTGGCAACAAATCTGATGGGTGACGCGCTGCGCGACATTCTCGACCCTAAGCTGAGGGACAGCTTTTAA
- a CDS encoding hydantoinase B/oxoprolinase family protein translates to MSKRVDAVTVEIVGNLLLSIAEETGIAIIRSAYSTNIKERRDISTAVFDPEGNMVAQAEHVAMHLGSLLGIVQEVYKHFDRSDIQEGDMFIGNDPYNGGGTHLPDITVVAPVFHSGQLIGWVANLAHHSDVGGKVPGSTSGDAVSIFQEGTKIPLVRICSGGEVCKDIISIIMANSRIPNERYGDLQAQIAANRVGMRRLLDAYDRYGDVLVDSMYQLQDYAERKLKAGIAKLPDGVYQFTDYMDDAGTACPDPLKICVTITIKGDSMTLNFNGTAKQVPGPINVTYNGLLATVFYSLKALIDPTVPSNAGIYRAFHVECESGLLVNAENPAPVGERIDTCQRVADVIFGALAPAVPDRAIACCNSSVTSAIFSGADQKDKDRFFVYLEVVAGGSGASRDADGLSGVQVHMTNTSNLPVEALEMEFPLVTVNKYELRKDSGGAGRNRGGLGIIREFEMMYDGISYTGLGDRQKIPPWGLEGGLAGEGGVYYLVKPDGTSTRLPSKCTDIPLEKGDVISVQTPGSGGYGNPLERAPLRVLTDVIEGKVSPEKAQELYGVCVVKNGSGWAVDEEKTKLLREKR, encoded by the coding sequence ATGAGCAAACGTGTTGATGCAGTAACCGTAGAAATCGTCGGCAATCTGCTGTTATCCATCGCGGAGGAAACCGGAATCGCGATCATCCGCAGCGCATATTCCACTAACATTAAGGAACGCCGCGATATTTCCACCGCGGTGTTCGACCCAGAGGGTAATATGGTAGCGCAGGCCGAGCATGTAGCCATGCACCTTGGCTCCCTGCTGGGAATCGTACAGGAGGTGTATAAGCATTTCGACCGCTCCGACATTCAGGAGGGCGACATGTTTATCGGCAACGACCCGTACAACGGCGGAGGCACCCACCTGCCCGATATTACCGTTGTCGCGCCGGTATTCCATAGCGGTCAGCTGATCGGCTGGGTGGCCAACCTGGCGCATCATAGTGACGTGGGTGGCAAGGTGCCCGGCTCCACTTCCGGCGATGCGGTGAGCATTTTTCAGGAGGGAACGAAAATCCCTCTCGTGCGCATTTGCAGCGGCGGCGAGGTCTGCAAAGACATCATCAGCATCATCATGGCGAACAGCCGCATCCCGAATGAGCGCTACGGTGATTTACAGGCACAGATCGCGGCGAACCGCGTGGGTATGCGCCGCTTGCTTGACGCTTACGACCGCTACGGCGACGTTCTGGTGGACAGCATGTATCAATTACAGGATTACGCTGAGCGCAAGCTCAAGGCGGGCATTGCGAAGCTGCCGGACGGCGTATACCAATTTACCGATTATATGGATGACGCGGGAACGGCTTGCCCCGATCCGCTGAAGATCTGCGTTACAATCACTATCAAGGGTGACAGCATGACGCTCAACTTCAACGGTACCGCAAAGCAGGTGCCCGGCCCGATCAATGTAACCTACAATGGCCTTTTGGCCACGGTGTTCTATTCGCTCAAGGCGCTCATCGACCCCACCGTTCCGTCGAACGCAGGCATTTACCGCGCGTTCCATGTGGAGTGCGAAAGCGGCCTGCTGGTCAACGCGGAAAACCCCGCACCTGTGGGCGAGCGAATCGATACCTGCCAGCGTGTAGCCGACGTCATCTTCGGCGCTCTGGCTCCCGCCGTACCCGACCGTGCGATCGCCTGCTGCAACAGCTCGGTGACCTCGGCGATTTTCTCCGGCGCAGACCAGAAGGACAAGGACCGCTTCTTCGTGTACCTGGAGGTAGTCGCGGGCGGCTCCGGAGCCAGCCGCGACGCGGATGGCCTCTCCGGTGTGCAGGTGCATATGACAAACACTTCGAATCTGCCGGTGGAAGCGCTCGAAATGGAGTTTCCGCTGGTGACCGTGAATAAATACGAGCTGCGCAAAGACAGTGGCGGCGCGGGGCGCAACCGCGGCGGCCTTGGCATTATCCGTGAGTTTGAAATGATGTACGATGGCATTTCCTACACCGGCCTTGGTGACCGGCAGAAGATTCCGCCGTGGGGCCTTGAGGGCGGCCTTGCCGGTGAGGGCGGTGTGTACTATCTTGTGAAGCCCGACGGAACCAGCACCCGCCTGCCTTCCAAATGCACCGACATCCCGCTCGAAAAAGGCGATGTGATCAGTGTGCAGACTCCCGGCTCAGGAGGGTATGGCAATCCGCTGGAGCGTGCCCCCCTTCGCGTTTTGACCGATGTGATCGAGGGGAAGGTTTCTCCCGAAAAGGCACAGGAGCTGTATGGCGTATGCGTTGTAAAAAATGGCAGCGGCTGGGCTGTGGACGAGGAGAAAACAAAACTACTTAGAGAAAAGCGGTGA
- a CDS encoding fructoselysine 6-kinase, giving the protein MLRVIGVGDNVCDKYRHLELMFPGGQALNIAAYCRMKGCDAAYLGVFGTDAVAEHVMKTLTRLQVDFSHSRQVEGENGYAVIDLVNGDRVFVTSNRGGVLREHPIQLDAGDLEYLRSFDLIHTSNNSYIDSQLPVMASLGRFVSYDFSGTWKDQERTQSICRWINCGFLSCSGLMPEEVREQLSEIARLGCGIAVATMGGDGAMVWDGESFYQARAKPVEVIDTLGAGDSFAAGFLMAYLTEIVQGKLPKGSDAYREKMEQALSAASELSAKTCGRPGAFGFETQLV; this is encoded by the coding sequence ATGCTTCGAGTCATTGGGGTCGGCGATAACGTGTGCGACAAATATCGGCATCTGGAGTTGATGTTCCCTGGCGGGCAGGCACTGAACATAGCGGCTTACTGCCGGATGAAGGGCTGTGATGCAGCTTATCTGGGGGTGTTCGGAACAGACGCAGTCGCGGAGCACGTGATGAAAACGCTGACGCGTCTGCAGGTGGACTTTTCCCATTCCCGGCAGGTGGAAGGGGAAAATGGCTATGCGGTGATTGATCTGGTGAACGGAGACCGGGTTTTTGTGACCAGCAATCGCGGCGGGGTGCTCAGGGAGCATCCGATCCAGCTGGATGCGGGTGATCTTGAGTACCTGAGAAGCTTTGATTTGATCCATACCAGCAACAACAGCTACATAGATTCTCAGCTGCCGGTGATGGCCTCACTGGGACGGTTTGTCTCTTACGATTTTTCCGGCACCTGGAAAGACCAGGAGCGCACGCAGAGCATTTGCCGGTGGATCAACTGCGGTTTCTTATCCTGCTCTGGCCTTATGCCGGAGGAGGTTCGCGAGCAGCTTTCCGAAATCGCGCGCCTTGGCTGCGGGATTGCGGTGGCAACCATGGGCGGCGACGGCGCCATGGTATGGGACGGTGAAAGCTTTTACCAGGCGAGAGCCAAACCTGTGGAGGTGATCGATACGCTCGGCGCAGGGGATTCGTTCGCGGCCGGATTTTTAATGGCGTACCTGACGGAAATCGTTCAGGGGAAGCTCCCGAAAGGCAGCGATGCGTACCGGGAAAAGATGGAGCAGGCACTTTCGGCGGCCTCAGAGCTTTCGGCTAAAACCTGTGGACGCCCGGGCGCTTTCGGCTTTGAAACACAGCTGGTATAG